Proteins co-encoded in one Accipiter gentilis chromosome 5, bAccGen1.1, whole genome shotgun sequence genomic window:
- the TMEM106A gene encoding transmembrane protein 106A isoform X3, with protein MGGKLSLFWKTPDQKEREGKLILPRQLDAEGEIANYASINDSATSCAPCAGIARRSCVNCPTCQGTGRIPREQEKQLVALIPYGDQRLKPRRTKLYVCVAVTICLLTTSLSIFFLFPRSVTVLPAGLNASSIGFNATTASICLNMTIYYTVASRIMDDNTYNICTWTKVKVHNVLLHIQGTLTCTYLCHSEQLAFEDYQYVDCRGNATLPHLLYHRVP; from the exons ATGGGTGGAAAACTTTCACTGTTCTGGAAGACACCTGaccaaaaggagagagaaggcaAACTGATCTTACCCAGGCAACTGGATGCTGAAGGTGAAATCGCCAATTATGCTAGTATCAATGACTCTGCTACATCCTGCGCACCCTGTGCGGGCATTGCACGTCGAAGCTGTGTCAACTGTCCAACATGTCAGGGAACAGGAAGGATCCCCAGGG AGCAAGAGAAGCAGCTGGTGGCGCTGATTCCATATGGTGACCAGAGGCTGAAGCCTAGACGAAC GAAACTCTATGTATGTGTTGCTGTGACAATTTGCCTGCTGACAACATctctcagtatttttttcctgtttcctcgcTCTgttactgtgctgcctgcagggctgaATGCCTCCTCCATTGGCTTTAATGCCACTACCGCCAGTATATGCCTCAACATGACG ATCTATTATACAGTGGCCAGTAGGATAATGGACGATAACACCTA TAACATTTGTACCTGGACAAAAGTCAAAGTTCACAACGTTCTGCTGCATATACA GGGTACCCTGACCTGCACATACCTGTGTCATTCAGAGCAGCTGGCTTTTGAAGACTACCAGTACGTGGACTGCCGGGGGAATGCCACGTTACCTCACCTGCTGTACCACCGTGTGCCATGA
- the TMEM106A gene encoding transmembrane protein 106A isoform X2, whose translation MGGKLSLFWKTPDQKEREGKLILPRQLDAEGEIANYASINDSATSCAPCAGIARRSCVNCPTCQGTGRIPREQEKQLVALIPYGDQRLKPRRTKLYVCVAVTICLLTTSLSIFFLFPRSVTVLPAGLNASSIGFNATTASICLNMTNMLNITNNNFYLVTVVQLDIEVLHQSLVVGKTTMKTLLNMSPLQSSQIYYTVASRIMDDNTYNICTWTKVKVHNVLLHIQKEELLLHHGLLC comes from the exons ATGGGTGGAAAACTTTCACTGTTCTGGAAGACACCTGaccaaaaggagagagaaggcaAACTGATCTTACCCAGGCAACTGGATGCTGAAGGTGAAATCGCCAATTATGCTAGTATCAATGACTCTGCTACATCCTGCGCACCCTGTGCGGGCATTGCACGTCGAAGCTGTGTCAACTGTCCAACATGTCAGGGAACAGGAAGGATCCCCAGGG AGCAAGAGAAGCAGCTGGTGGCGCTGATTCCATATGGTGACCAGAGGCTGAAGCCTAGACGAAC GAAACTCTATGTATGTGTTGCTGTGACAATTTGCCTGCTGACAACATctctcagtatttttttcctgtttcctcgcTCTgttactgtgctgcctgcagggctgaATGCCTCCTCCATTGGCTTTAATGCCACTACCGCCAGTATATGCCTCAACATGACG AACATGCTGAACATAACTAATAACAATTTCTACCTGGTCACTGTTGTGCAGCTAGACATAGAGGTTTTGCACCAGTCCCTAGTAGTAGGGAAGACCACCATGAAAACCCTGCTGAATATGAGCCCTttgcagagcagccag ATCTATTATACAGTGGCCAGTAGGATAATGGACGATAACACCTA TAACATTTGTACCTGGACAAAAGTCAAAGTTCACAACGTTCTGCTGCATATACA GAAGGAGGAACTGCTTTTGCATCATGGTCTTTTGTGCTAA
- the TMEM106A gene encoding transmembrane protein 106A isoform X1, translating to MGGKLSLFWKTPDQKEREGKLILPRQLDAEGEIANYASINDSATSCAPCAGIARRSCVNCPTCQGTGRIPREQEKQLVALIPYGDQRLKPRRTKLYVCVAVTICLLTTSLSIFFLFPRSVTVLPAGLNASSIGFNATTASICLNMTNMLNITNNNFYLVTVVQLDIEVLHQSLVVGKTTMKTLLNMSPLQSSQIYYTVASRIMDDNTYNICTWTKVKVHNVLLHIQGTLTCTYLCHSEQLAFEDYQYVDCRGNATLPHLLYHRVP from the exons ATGGGTGGAAAACTTTCACTGTTCTGGAAGACACCTGaccaaaaggagagagaaggcaAACTGATCTTACCCAGGCAACTGGATGCTGAAGGTGAAATCGCCAATTATGCTAGTATCAATGACTCTGCTACATCCTGCGCACCCTGTGCGGGCATTGCACGTCGAAGCTGTGTCAACTGTCCAACATGTCAGGGAACAGGAAGGATCCCCAGGG AGCAAGAGAAGCAGCTGGTGGCGCTGATTCCATATGGTGACCAGAGGCTGAAGCCTAGACGAAC GAAACTCTATGTATGTGTTGCTGTGACAATTTGCCTGCTGACAACATctctcagtatttttttcctgtttcctcgcTCTgttactgtgctgcctgcagggctgaATGCCTCCTCCATTGGCTTTAATGCCACTACCGCCAGTATATGCCTCAACATGACG AACATGCTGAACATAACTAATAACAATTTCTACCTGGTCACTGTTGTGCAGCTAGACATAGAGGTTTTGCACCAGTCCCTAGTAGTAGGGAAGACCACCATGAAAACCCTGCTGAATATGAGCCCTttgcagagcagccag ATCTATTATACAGTGGCCAGTAGGATAATGGACGATAACACCTA TAACATTTGTACCTGGACAAAAGTCAAAGTTCACAACGTTCTGCTGCATATACA GGGTACCCTGACCTGCACATACCTGTGTCATTCAGAGCAGCTGGCTTTTGAAGACTACCAGTACGTGGACTGCCGGGGGAATGCCACGTTACCTCACCTGCTGTACCACCGTGTGCCATGA